The proteins below come from a single Candidatus Aminicenantes bacterium genomic window:
- a CDS encoding DUF4097 family beta strand repeat-containing protein: MKKIVFLIVLLLAVGWSVGFAAQSRESFTMAAADLKVLKIDCGAGYLKIQGVDGLQQIEVSAVLDVEDVADNELADFKKEFVTLKLEKNSGRAELTAKIENDFSLSTLFSGSPDARIDLDVRVPRGLALAIDDGSGDILIRDCDGNLELEDGSGDIHLTNIKGQVDIEDGSGEITLAKIGGALKIEDGSGDIELEDAGNDVTIDDGSGDMRLQRVLGSVTVDDGSGDIEIDGVEKDVTIEEAGSGGVSIHNVKGKVRE, from the coding sequence ATGAAAAAAATCGTTTTTTTAATCGTACTACTTTTGGCCGTCGGCTGGAGCGTCGGCTTCGCGGCCCAGAGCCGGGAGTCGTTCACCATGGCCGCGGCCGATTTGAAGGTTCTGAAGATCGATTGCGGCGCCGGATACCTGAAAATTCAGGGCGTCGACGGCCTGCAGCAGATAGAAGTTTCGGCTGTTCTGGACGTCGAGGATGTGGCTGACAATGAACTGGCGGATTTTAAAAAAGAATTCGTTACCTTGAAGCTGGAAAAGAACTCGGGGCGGGCCGAGCTGACCGCCAAGATCGAAAATGATTTTTCTCTGTCGACACTTTTTTCGGGCAGTCCGGACGCCAGGATCGACCTCGATGTCCGCGTGCCGCGGGGGCTGGCGCTGGCGATCGATGACGGTTCCGGCGACATCCTCATCCGCGACTGCGACGGCAACCTGGAGCTCGAGGACGGATCGGGCGATATTCATCTGACCAATATCAAGGGGCAGGTGGACATCGAGGACGGTTCCGGCGAGATCACCTTGGCCAAGATCGGCGGCGCGCTGAAGATCGAGGATGGTTCCGGCGATATCGAACTCGAGGATGCCGGCAACGACGTCACCATCGACGACGGTTCGGGTGACATGCGCCTGCAGCGCGTGCTGGGCTCGGTGACGGTCGACGACGGCTCGGGCGACATCGAGATCGACGGGGTGGAAAAGGACGTGACCATCGAAGAAGCCGGCAGCGGCGGCGTCAGCATCCACAACGTCAAGGGCAAGGTCAGGGAGTAA
- a CDS encoding IS1595 family transposase, whose product MNIIEIYEKYPDHIDCLKHLEMVRWNGKSICPYCKSIKVTAFKSEYRYHCNNCNTSFSVTVGTIFHKTKLDLQKWFLAVSLVLNAKKKISARKLARDIKVNKNTAWYMQMRIRRAMVQNSELLSGIIEVDETYVGDKDKNEHSNKKTGGTQGRNTKGKIVVVGVLKRDGEVKAQRVKDVSAKSQKGVIRKFVEKNSNAITDSWRGYIGISADFKHRVIFHSLGENVNGNDHVNTLEGFWNLLKRGILGQYHKIVKNIYRNMWMNFVSVITIETIA is encoded by the coding sequence ATGAATATTATTGAAATCTATGAGAAATACCCTGATCACATTGATTGTCTGAAACATCTTGAAATGGTTCGATGGAATGGAAAATCCATTTGCCCCTATTGCAAATCAATTAAGGTAACAGCTTTTAAAAGCGAATATAGATATCATTGTAATAATTGCAATACTTCGTTTAGTGTTACGGTTGGGACGATTTTTCATAAAACTAAATTAGATTTACAAAAATGGTTTTTGGCGGTTAGTTTAGTTTTGAACGCCAAAAAGAAAATAAGTGCAAGAAAATTAGCCAGGGATATTAAAGTTAACAAAAACACGGCTTGGTATATGCAAATGCGGATTAGGCGTGCCATGGTTCAAAATAGCGAATTGCTTTCTGGAATTATTGAAGTAGATGAAACATATGTTGGCGATAAAGACAAAAACGAACATTCAAATAAAAAAACTGGCGGAACACAAGGTAGAAATACAAAAGGCAAAATTGTCGTTGTTGGGGTTTTAAAAAGAGATGGGGAGGTTAAGGCTCAAAGAGTCAAAGATGTTAGCGCCAAGTCCCAAAAAGGAGTTATTCGGAAATTTGTTGAGAAAAATTCTAATGCTATTACAGATAGTTGGAGGGGGTATATCGGAATATCGGCAGACTTTAAACACCGGGTTATTTTCCATTCATTGGGAGAAAATGTAAATGGAAACGATCACGTAAACACGCTTGAAGGATTTTGGAATTTATTAAAGCGGGGAATCCTTGGGCAGTATCACAAAATAGTAAAAAATATTTACAGAAATATGTGGATGAATTTTGTTTCCGTTATAACAATAGAAACAATTGCTTGA